Proteins co-encoded in one Leptospira inadai serovar Lyme str. 10 genomic window:
- a CDS encoding TrmH family RNA methyltransferase has translation MTGKRYYLEITSFSNEKLKYIAGLKEKKNREKADAFFIEGYREISRAFASGKLKFEYVLTCPECYLGENEDALVESLQAKTIIVPKQIFEKISYRDRPDGLIATAFLPDFSLPETIPFNGSPILIVEGVEKPGNLGTILRTAEGAGFNTVLVADPKLDLLNPNVIRSSTGTLFTLNVYQALIQDLYPSLKKEGYKIVAVTPEAKSVYWDSDLKGKVALVFGSEQYGLSEFARSKSDLYISLPMKGQADSLNLAMSAGILMYEVLRQNG, from the coding sequence TTGACGGGAAAACGGTATTATCTCGAGATCACTAGCTTCTCAAACGAGAAATTGAAATATATAGCCGGACTCAAGGAAAAAAAGAATAGAGAAAAAGCGGACGCCTTCTTTATCGAAGGCTATCGGGAAATTTCCAGAGCCTTTGCCTCCGGCAAATTAAAATTCGAATATGTACTCACCTGCCCCGAATGCTATTTGGGAGAAAACGAAGACGCCTTAGTGGAATCCTTACAAGCGAAGACGATTATCGTTCCTAAGCAAATTTTCGAGAAGATTTCGTATCGAGATCGACCCGACGGATTAATCGCCACCGCTTTTTTACCGGACTTTTCGTTACCCGAAACGATTCCTTTTAACGGTTCGCCGATTTTAATCGTCGAAGGCGTGGAGAAGCCGGGAAATTTAGGCACGATCCTTAGAACGGCCGAAGGCGCCGGCTTTAACACGGTTCTCGTTGCGGATCCCAAACTGGATTTACTGAACCCGAACGTGATTCGTTCTTCGACCGGAACGTTATTTACTTTAAACGTTTATCAAGCTTTAATCCAGGATTTATATCCGTCCTTAAAAAAAGAAGGATATAAAATAGTGGCCGTTACGCCGGAAGCGAAATCCGTCTATTGGGATTCCGATTTGAAAGGTAAGGTAGCTTTAGTATTCGGAAGTGAACAATATGGATTAAGCGAATTCGCTAGATCAAAAAGCGATCTCTACATCTCGTTACCGATGAAAGGTCAAGCGGACAGTTTAAATCTAGCCATGTCCGCCGGGATCTTAATGTATGAAGTCCTGAGGCAAAACGGATAG
- the ispG gene encoding (E)-4-hydroxy-3-methylbut-2-enyl-diphosphate synthase: MNFRYNHSPFSHKRRRTREVKVGDIGVGGNNPIRIQSMITADTRDTENSVRQILELEEAGCEIVRLTVPSQPDADNLPNIRKELKRIGSKVPLVADIHFTPSVAMKSVEWVEKVRINPGNFADKKKFAVRDYSDLEYTEELERIAEVFSPLVSRCKELGVSMRIGTNHGSLSDRIMNRYGDTPMGMVESAIEFIRIAEAVGYKDIIVSMKASNPQVMIQAYRLLCSRFLELQMDYPLHLGVTEAGDGKDGRIKSAIGIGSLLEDGLGDTIRVSLTEDPIHEIPVARYLAETYNTKLFPEANGISYSEFRNPYTYQRFYSKPIRVSSVEIGENHPVRIESVFNFSSPGEFSNQLSNLKNFAKNRSLEVELASVPFPADSLQREELLEISKSSLTPIGVILEQHELLFENDLEDLKPFPKITIDPFYHFQNIDALTDFLKLREGRGLTELSVQSYQIESLNGLPEVFKENGIESIAFSLRTPHILHDYRKLARILSDSDYPIVLAGEFETQEAALFESSIGLGGLLVDGIGDLLRIRIADSDPESVLQLGFDLLQATRLRLTKTEYISCPSCGRTLFDLQTTTARIKARTGHLKGVKIAVMGCIVNGPGEMADADFGYVGAGPGKVHLYKGKEIVLKNVPSEEADEKLVQLIKESGMWIERESMEAV, encoded by the coding sequence ATGAATTTTCGATACAATCATTCCCCCTTTTCCCACAAACGTCGCCGCACCCGGGAAGTGAAAGTGGGAGACATTGGGGTCGGAGGCAATAATCCTATACGAATCCAATCCATGATTACGGCCGATACAAGGGACACGGAGAACTCCGTGCGTCAGATATTGGAATTGGAGGAAGCCGGCTGTGAAATCGTGAGGCTGACGGTCCCGTCTCAGCCGGACGCGGATAATTTACCGAATATTAGAAAAGAATTAAAGCGAATAGGAAGTAAGGTTCCTTTGGTCGCCGACATTCATTTTACTCCGAGCGTGGCAATGAAGTCGGTCGAATGGGTCGAGAAGGTTCGAATCAATCCGGGAAATTTTGCGGATAAGAAAAAATTCGCCGTTCGGGATTATTCCGATTTGGAATACACTGAGGAATTGGAACGAATCGCGGAAGTCTTCTCCCCTTTGGTTTCCCGTTGCAAGGAGTTAGGGGTTTCGATGCGGATCGGAACCAATCACGGCTCTCTTTCCGATAGGATCATGAATCGTTACGGAGATACGCCGATGGGAATGGTGGAATCCGCGATCGAGTTTATCCGAATCGCCGAAGCGGTCGGGTATAAGGACATCATCGTAAGTATGAAGGCTTCGAATCCTCAGGTGATGATTCAGGCGTACCGACTTCTCTGCAGTCGATTTCTGGAACTGCAAATGGATTATCCTCTTCACCTAGGAGTGACCGAAGCGGGGGACGGGAAAGACGGACGAATTAAATCGGCCATCGGAATCGGATCTCTACTGGAAGACGGACTCGGAGATACGATCCGTGTTTCCCTTACCGAAGATCCCATCCATGAAATTCCGGTGGCGCGGTATCTTGCGGAAACGTACAATACGAAACTATTTCCGGAGGCAAACGGAATTTCCTATTCGGAATTTAGGAATCCATATACGTATCAAAGATTCTACAGTAAACCGATTCGAGTTTCGAGCGTCGAAATCGGGGAGAACCATCCGGTTCGCATCGAATCCGTTTTCAATTTTTCCTCTCCCGGAGAATTCTCGAATCAACTTTCCAATCTAAAAAATTTCGCAAAAAATCGATCTCTGGAAGTGGAATTGGCATCCGTTCCTTTTCCCGCCGATTCTCTTCAAAGGGAAGAACTCCTCGAAATCTCCAAATCATCCCTCACTCCGATAGGAGTCATTTTGGAGCAGCATGAATTATTGTTCGAGAATGATCTGGAAGATCTAAAACCGTTTCCGAAAATCACGATCGATCCGTTCTATCATTTTCAGAACATCGATGCATTAACGGATTTCCTGAAACTAAGGGAAGGCCGCGGGCTAACCGAACTTTCCGTCCAATCGTATCAGATCGAAAGTTTGAACGGCCTACCCGAAGTATTTAAAGAAAACGGAATAGAATCCATTGCCTTCTCTCTTCGAACTCCGCATATCCTTCACGATTATCGGAAGCTCGCGAGAATCCTGAGCGATTCCGATTACCCGATCGTGCTCGCGGGAGAATTCGAAACGCAAGAGGCCGCATTATTCGAATCCTCCATCGGTCTAGGCGGTTTGCTGGTGGACGGAATCGGAGATCTATTGAGAATTCGGATAGCCGATTCGGATCCGGAATCGGTTCTTCAACTCGGATTCGATCTACTTCAGGCGACAAGACTAAGACTTACAAAAACGGAATATATTTCCTGTCCGTCCTGCGGTCGCACTCTATTCGATCTGCAAACGACTACGGCAAGGATCAAGGCGAGAACCGGACATCTCAAAGGCGTCAAAATCGCGGTGATGGGCTGCATAGTCAACGGTCCAGGAGAGATGGCGGATGCCGACTTCGGGTATGTCGGCGCCGGTCCGGGAAAAGTGCATTTATATAAGGGAAAAGAAATCGTCTTAAAAAACGTTCCTTCGGAAGAAGCCGACGAAAAACTCGTTCAACTCATTAAAGAATCCGGAATGTGGATCGAACGGGAATCGATGGAAGCGGTTTAA
- the gltB gene encoding glutamate synthase large subunit, with product MLKLDEQLRIQKYLEESGLYERSFEHDNCGVGFVASYKGESSHRIVSMGLKAVGCLTHRGAVDADMKTGDGAGVMFRIPKKLFAKYIEEMGHRRPDEDSIGVGMVFLPREDIDKQDICRSLIESALMKFNFKLYAWRYVPVNPEVLGPKANASRPQIEQVLIGKPEGMSNEDFETKLFLIQKKVMRDAQKLSMSEDFYICSFSAERIVFKGLFNGNQVAQFYEDLKSDEMESPYCIFHQRYSTNTFPSWALAQPFRILAHNGEINTIVGNRIWMLAREEELECEKWGDAQKEIHPIIRPHMSDSASLDNAMEAIVRSGKDVLHAKAMLIPNAWSKNFQMSEALKSFYEYNNTLTEPWDGPAALAFAEGDWVGGGLDRNGLRPARYVTTEDGLVVMGSEVGLVQIDEDRVTRKGRLGPGEMLAVNLKEGKVYFNDDINALFEKKYDYREWSKENVEYLDQNIDDSIASAVTYKGDDLRRRQILFAYSPYKQKVVIRPQALSGKEAIGSMGDDTPLSILMLSRIGLYTYFRQRFAQVTNPPIDYLREKGVTSLYTRLIKKMNLFGNEKPQNCLVLSHPYLTNLGLQRIREKDGKQYKIVTLDATFEAHHEAGADSNYLERSLDNLLANAVKAANEGVNILILSDKKLNKERAPIPMELAVAAVHNHLIRNKKRSTMSILVETGSAFEIHNVAVLLGYGASGVNSYLIWDTLFDIWERGEFDSEDGKRPSLAELCRNYRAGVDDGLLKVMSKMGISIMSSYVGGQVFEAIGLSRTLISKYFPGTYSRISGIGIGGIEQNILRNHDQAFYKEINPEDFISEKDDQPHRWSPKVVKFVRKAAVDNDYDAFLEASKILRESDPINIRDLFDFVERKPIPIEEVETVSEIQKRFLTPGMSHGALSIEAHTDLAVAMNRLGSKSSSGEGGEHPSRYVVDSKGDLANSSIKQVASGRFGVTSEYLNSAQELEIKIAQGAKPGEGGQLPGKKNNEEIATNRHTPMGIDLISPPPHHDIYSIEDLSQLIYDLKQANHKAQVSVKLVSEAGVGTIAAGVAKANADIILISGHVGGTGAASLTSIKHAGSPWELGLSETHQVLVMNGLRDRVVLRTDGGIVSGRDVIIAACLGAEEYGIGTASLVALGCIMARKCHLNNCPTGIATQDPKFRAKYKGSPDQVANLMTLLAMEVREYLAKLGFRSMDEIVGRTDLLKQITRYEQDRLDSLDLNPILVRLPLLYDPAKKKNRQERREPVGEVLDDRIIKDAEPALEGKTSMSLSYSVRNTNRTVGAKVSGIISRKYGSKGLPGKLEVILEGTAGQSLGAWLAKGVQITLHGDANDYVGKGLCGGTIAIRKHRRSKLKAYENVIIGNTCLYGATSGKLFCSGRAGERFGVRNSGADAVVGGAGDHFLEYMTSGTVVCLGTVGKNMGAGMTGGKAYFFQKGWELEPLLNKEYVKIVELEHEDNDAIKTLITEHTKLTGSELSDEILKSWEDSKKYFIKVVPK from the coding sequence ATGTTAAAACTTGACGAACAATTGCGGATCCAAAAGTACTTGGAGGAAAGCGGTCTCTATGAGAGATCCTTCGAGCACGATAACTGCGGAGTAGGTTTCGTCGCATCCTATAAAGGCGAATCCAGCCACCGCATTGTTTCTATGGGCCTGAAGGCAGTCGGATGCCTGACCCACCGCGGAGCCGTCGACGCCGATATGAAGACCGGCGACGGAGCCGGAGTCATGTTCCGAATCCCCAAAAAATTGTTCGCTAAGTATATCGAAGAGATGGGTCACCGTCGTCCCGACGAAGATTCCATAGGCGTAGGAATGGTTTTCCTTCCTCGGGAAGACATAGACAAACAGGATATTTGTAGAAGCTTAATCGAATCCGCCTTGATGAAATTCAACTTTAAGCTTTATGCATGGAGATACGTTCCCGTAAATCCGGAAGTTCTGGGCCCGAAAGCGAATGCTTCCCGCCCTCAGATCGAACAGGTATTGATCGGAAAGCCGGAAGGCATGTCCAACGAGGACTTCGAGACTAAGTTATTTCTAATTCAGAAAAAAGTAATGCGCGACGCTCAGAAATTATCAATGAGCGAAGACTTTTATATCTGCTCCTTCTCGGCCGAGAGAATCGTCTTTAAAGGGCTCTTTAACGGAAACCAAGTAGCGCAATTTTACGAAGATCTAAAAAGCGACGAGATGGAATCTCCGTATTGCATTTTTCACCAGCGTTATTCCACGAATACGTTCCCGAGTTGGGCGTTGGCTCAGCCGTTCCGGATTCTCGCCCATAACGGAGAGATCAATACCATCGTCGGAAACAGGATCTGGATGCTCGCCAGGGAAGAGGAGTTGGAATGCGAAAAATGGGGGGACGCTCAAAAGGAGATCCACCCGATCATCCGCCCGCATATGTCCGATTCCGCAAGTCTTGATAATGCGATGGAAGCCATCGTACGTTCCGGAAAAGACGTTCTTCATGCAAAAGCGATGTTGATCCCGAATGCCTGGAGTAAAAACTTCCAGATGTCCGAGGCGCTGAAATCTTTTTACGAATATAATAATACTCTAACGGAGCCCTGGGACGGTCCGGCGGCTTTGGCCTTTGCGGAAGGGGATTGGGTCGGGGGCGGTTTGGACAGAAACGGACTCAGACCGGCACGGTATGTGACGACCGAAGACGGTCTTGTCGTTATGGGTTCTGAAGTAGGGCTCGTGCAAATCGACGAGGACCGCGTCACTAGAAAAGGACGTCTGGGGCCCGGCGAGATGCTTGCCGTTAATCTAAAGGAGGGCAAGGTTTATTTTAACGACGATATCAACGCTCTCTTCGAAAAAAAATACGATTATCGCGAATGGTCCAAAGAAAACGTGGAATACCTGGATCAAAACATCGACGATTCCATCGCGAGCGCGGTTACATATAAGGGCGACGATTTGCGCAGAAGGCAAATCCTATTCGCATATTCTCCCTACAAACAGAAAGTAGTCATTCGCCCCCAGGCCCTTAGCGGTAAGGAAGCCATCGGCTCCATGGGAGACGATACCCCTCTTTCCATTTTGATGCTGTCTCGGATCGGTCTGTACACGTATTTCCGTCAAAGATTCGCTCAGGTTACGAATCCTCCGATCGATTATTTGAGAGAGAAAGGAGTCACTTCCCTTTATACTCGCTTAATCAAGAAGATGAATTTGTTCGGGAACGAGAAACCTCAAAATTGTCTGGTGCTTTCGCATCCGTATCTGACGAATCTCGGCCTCCAAAGAATTCGGGAAAAGGACGGAAAGCAGTACAAAATCGTCACTCTGGATGCTACGTTCGAGGCTCACCACGAGGCAGGCGCGGATTCTAATTATTTAGAAAGATCTTTGGATAATCTTCTCGCAAATGCCGTAAAGGCCGCTAACGAGGGCGTGAATATCCTGATTCTTTCCGATAAAAAATTGAATAAGGAACGTGCGCCGATCCCGATGGAATTGGCGGTCGCTGCCGTTCACAATCACTTGATCAGAAATAAGAAGCGTTCCACGATGAGTATCCTTGTGGAAACCGGATCTGCATTTGAAATTCATAATGTGGCGGTTCTTCTGGGTTACGGCGCTTCCGGCGTCAATAGTTACTTAATTTGGGACACCCTTTTCGATATTTGGGAAAGAGGAGAATTCGATTCGGAGGACGGAAAACGTCCCTCTCTCGCCGAACTTTGCAGGAATTACCGGGCCGGCGTGGACGATGGACTTTTAAAGGTCATGTCCAAAATGGGAATTTCCATCATGTCCTCTTACGTGGGCGGACAGGTATTCGAAGCCATCGGACTTTCTAGAACTTTGATCTCGAAATACTTCCCGGGTACTTACTCCAGAATTTCGGGAATCGGAATCGGCGGTATCGAGCAGAATATTCTGAGGAATCACGACCAGGCTTTCTACAAAGAAATCAATCCCGAAGACTTTATTTCCGAGAAAGACGATCAACCTCATCGATGGTCTCCGAAAGTAGTTAAATTCGTTCGCAAAGCGGCGGTCGATAACGATTACGATGCGTTCTTGGAAGCTTCCAAAATTCTGAGAGAAAGCGATCCTATCAATATTCGCGACCTATTCGATTTTGTGGAAAGAAAACCGATTCCGATCGAAGAAGTGGAAACCGTTTCCGAAATTCAAAAACGATTCTTAACTCCGGGGATGAGTCACGGGGCATTGTCCATCGAGGCGCATACGGATCTCGCGGTCGCGATGAACCGATTGGGATCCAAATCCTCTTCGGGAGAGGGAGGCGAGCATCCTTCTCGATATGTCGTGGATTCCAAGGGGGACCTGGCGAATTCTTCCATCAAGCAGGTCGCTTCCGGACGTTTTGGAGTCACTTCCGAATATTTAAACTCCGCGCAGGAGCTGGAAATCAAAATCGCCCAAGGAGCGAAGCCGGGAGAGGGTGGCCAGCTTCCCGGTAAGAAGAATAACGAGGAAATCGCAACCAATCGTCATACGCCGATGGGTATCGATTTGATTTCTCCTCCTCCTCATCACGATATTTACTCGATCGAAGACCTGTCTCAGTTGATTTACGATTTGAAACAAGCCAATCACAAGGCTCAGGTTTCCGTTAAGCTAGTTTCGGAAGCCGGGGTCGGAACCATCGCTGCCGGAGTCGCCAAAGCGAATGCGGACATCATTTTGATTTCGGGACATGTCGGCGGAACCGGGGCTGCATCCCTAACTTCGATTAAGCACGCAGGATCTCCCTGGGAATTGGGGCTTTCCGAAACGCATCAAGTTCTTGTAATGAACGGACTTAGAGATAGGGTCGTTCTTCGCACCGACGGCGGAATCGTCTCCGGCCGAGACGTGATTATCGCTGCTTGCTTGGGGGCGGAGGAATATGGAATCGGAACCGCTTCCCTCGTAGCGCTCGGTTGTATCATGGCGCGGAAATGCCATTTGAATAACTGTCCCACCGGAATCGCGACTCAAGATCCGAAATTCAGAGCTAAGTACAAAGGCTCGCCTGACCAAGTCGCGAACCTTATGACCTTACTCGCTATGGAAGTTCGGGAATATCTAGCAAAACTAGGTTTCCGCTCCATGGACGAAATCGTCGGTCGCACGGACCTTCTAAAGCAGATCACTCGTTATGAGCAGGATCGTTTGGATTCCTTGGATCTCAATCCGATTTTGGTTCGCCTTCCTCTTCTCTACGATCCGGCAAAGAAGAAAAATCGTCAGGAAAGAAGAGAGCCCGTCGGAGAAGTCTTAGATGATCGGATCATTAAGGATGCGGAGCCTGCGCTGGAAGGAAAAACTTCCATGTCTCTTTCCTATTCCGTCAGGAATACGAATCGTACTGTCGGAGCGAAAGTTTCCGGAATCATTTCCCGGAAGTACGGCTCAAAAGGTCTTCCTGGTAAACTCGAAGTGATCCTAGAAGGGACTGCGGGTCAATCGTTGGGAGCCTGGTTGGCAAAAGGTGTCCAAATTACTCTGCACGGCGACGCAAATGATTACGTCGGAAAAGGGCTTTGCGGAGGAACGATCGCAATTCGCAAGCATCGTCGCTCCAAACTGAAAGCGTATGAAAATGTGATCATAGGAAATACCTGTTTATACGGAGCTACTTCCGGAAAACTATTCTGTTCAGGCCGCGCGGGGGAACGTTTCGGAGTTAGAAACTCCGGTGCGGATGCAGTCGTCGGAGGAGCGGGGGATCATTTCTTGGAATACATGACTAGCGGAACCGTAGTTTGCCTCGGGACCGTCGGTAAGAATATGGGCGCCGGTATGACCGGAGGGAAAGCCTACTTCTTTCAAAAAGGTTGGGAACTCGAGCCGTTACTCAATAAGGAATATGTTAAGATCGTTGAATTGGAACACGAAGATAACGATGCTATCAAAACCTTGATTACGGAACATACGAAACTTACCGGTTCCGAATTGTCGGACGAGATTCTTAAGAGTTGGGAAGATTCTAAAAAGTACTTCATAAAAGTCGTTCCTAAGTAA
- the rpmE gene encoding 50S ribosomal protein L31, whose translation MKTGIHPKYAEAKIRCACGAVYETRTTVGDIHVEICSACHPYFTGKSKVLDTAGRVDKFKKKYKMK comes from the coding sequence ATGAAAACCGGTATTCATCCAAAATATGCAGAAGCTAAGATCCGTTGTGCATGCGGAGCGGTTTACGAGACTCGTACTACGGTAGGAGATATTCATGTGGAGATTTGTTCCGCATGTCATCCTTACTTTACCGGCAAATCCAAGGTTCTGGATACGGCCGGTCGAGTGGATAAATTCAAGAAAAAATATAAGATGAAGTAA
- a CDS encoding alkaline phosphatase family protein: MRRFKTFFVIFAISIAFSSVFTAPSSVAPIRPKLVVVISVDQLASNLIDPKSLKTWGGEFTRGFKTLQQEGVYFTNSYHAHGFTETGPGHSVILSGRFPTHTKITQNSWTDPETGEEIYCVTDKDTDVLDSKKKGTGASPKNFAGTTLGDWLLSQIPNSRVYTFAGKDRAAVLMGGAKPSGAFWFDEESFTFTTSTFYGKELPQWLESYNKKILNRFSEDMTWKLPTHRNFNSGKYQVGTYSLNTGANKAIYKAGSPLDKSTYLRYRASPFFDDAVIEGASRLIDEEKLGQGETTDLIAVGLSATDYIGHGFGNQGPEMRDQLLHLDEIIGTFIDKIRMSHPDAWIIFTADHGAPDLSERLLELGKDANRIDPDVWRRKFVREVAARLGTGEAELFWKIRDPSQIYIRPKYNLDKAGVTKEKVIAASLEVLKTMPGVLTVISADEIQKLDLPSKNDPEQYTIKERLRLSYVPGRSGDILVAFKEYTTVGDTDKFEYLVHHGSPHDYDRKVPLIFLGPWTAKKVSKPTKIVDLAPTLAKYLGLKQVDKVDGQILPLE; encoded by the coding sequence ATGCGCCGATTTAAAACCTTTTTTGTGATTTTTGCGATTTCCATCGCGTTTAGTTCAGTCTTTACGGCACCTTCCTCCGTCGCGCCGATTCGCCCCAAATTAGTGGTCGTTATTTCGGTAGATCAACTCGCTTCCAACTTGATCGATCCTAAGTCTCTAAAAACTTGGGGTGGAGAATTTACGAGAGGCTTTAAAACCCTCCAACAAGAAGGCGTTTATTTCACGAATTCCTATCACGCGCACGGTTTTACCGAAACTGGACCGGGCCATTCCGTTATTCTTTCCGGTCGATTCCCCACTCATACGAAGATTACTCAGAACAGCTGGACCGATCCCGAGACCGGTGAGGAAATTTATTGCGTGACCGATAAGGACACCGACGTTTTGGACTCCAAGAAGAAAGGAACCGGGGCAAGTCCCAAAAATTTCGCCGGGACCACCCTAGGCGATTGGCTTTTATCTCAAATTCCGAATTCCAGAGTGTATACGTTCGCGGGAAAAGATAGAGCCGCGGTCCTGATGGGCGGGGCAAAGCCTTCCGGAGCGTTTTGGTTTGACGAAGAATCGTTCACCTTTACGACCTCGACGTTTTACGGAAAGGAGTTACCCCAATGGTTAGAATCGTATAATAAAAAGATTTTGAATCGATTCTCCGAGGATATGACTTGGAAACTGCCGACTCATAGAAATTTTAATTCCGGAAAGTATCAGGTAGGGACGTATTCTCTTAACACCGGAGCGAATAAAGCCATCTACAAAGCGGGAAGTCCGCTCGATAAATCGACCTATCTCCGATACCGTGCCTCTCCGTTTTTCGACGATGCGGTTATCGAAGGCGCGAGTCGCTTAATCGATGAGGAAAAATTAGGTCAGGGAGAAACGACGGATCTGATCGCGGTCGGATTATCGGCCACCGATTATATCGGACATGGATTCGGAAACCAAGGACCGGAAATGCGGGACCAACTTTTACATCTGGACGAAATTATCGGAACTTTCATCGATAAGATACGGATGTCTCATCCGGACGCTTGGATCATTTTCACTGCAGACCACGGAGCTCCCGATTTATCGGAGCGTCTTTTGGAACTAGGAAAGGATGCGAATCGGATCGATCCGGACGTTTGGAGACGCAAATTCGTACGGGAAGTTGCGGCCCGTTTAGGTACCGGAGAAGCGGAATTATTCTGGAAGATCCGAGATCCTTCCCAAATCTATATCAGACCTAAATACAATCTGGATAAAGCCGGAGTTACCAAGGAAAAAGTGATAGCTGCTTCGCTTGAAGTATTAAAGACGATGCCGGGAGTTTTGACCGTTATATCCGCCGATGAGATCCAAAAACTGGATCTACCGTCTAAAAATGATCCGGAACAGTACACGATTAAAGAGCGCTTGAGACTAAGTTACGTTCCCGGTCGGTCAGGAGATATCTTGGTCGCATTCAAAGAATATACGACCGTTGGAGATACGGATAAATTCGAATATCTAGTACATCATGGAAGTCCGCACGATTATGATCGTAAAGTTCCGTTAATATTCTTAGGCCCCTGGACGGCAAAGAAAGTATCGAAACCTACAAAGATCGTAGATCTTGCGCCCACGCTCGCCAAATATCTAGGCTTAAAGCAGGTGGACAAAGTGGACGGCCAAATACTACCCTTGGAATAA
- a CDS encoding pentapeptide repeat-containing protein, producing the protein MKVMDFDKYKEINDQRLNYREMEDATVVSNYRNVGCGDGYRIYLKIDENRIVSDASYTTTGCGFGIVALAMATEIAKGKSVDELKSITPEDVEKLFEFPERRKNYPESAVAALRQAIQDFENGSGVPKERRITAFKAKELLKQNGTLKGEDLSSIILEKEDLHGVDFSGANLNNAFLTNCNFEGASFEGARLRGAFLNSANLKGANFRGADLRWAKLAGAKIEGADFTGAIYDIGTRVDQSQIHIFSSMKKEGKDVYMEKDEAGR; encoded by the coding sequence ATGAAGGTGATGGATTTTGACAAATACAAGGAAATCAACGACCAAAGACTGAACTATAGGGAAATGGAAGATGCCACGGTCGTCTCCAATTACCGAAACGTAGGTTGCGGAGACGGCTACAGAATCTACCTCAAAATCGACGAAAATCGAATCGTTTCGGATGCAAGTTATACTACAACCGGATGCGGTTTCGGGATTGTGGCCCTGGCTATGGCCACCGAAATTGCCAAAGGCAAATCGGTCGATGAACTCAAATCGATCACACCGGAAGACGTAGAGAAACTTTTCGAATTTCCGGAACGACGCAAGAATTATCCCGAATCGGCAGTGGCCGCACTCCGGCAAGCCATCCAAGATTTTGAAAACGGGTCCGGTGTTCCGAAAGAAAGAAGGATCACCGCGTTCAAAGCAAAAGAATTACTGAAACAAAACGGCACTCTAAAAGGGGAAGACTTGTCCTCGATTATTTTGGAAAAGGAAGATCTTCACGGCGTGGATTTTTCCGGAGCAAACTTAAACAACGCATTTTTGACCAATTGTAATTTCGAAGGCGCCAGTTTCGAAGGCGCCCGCTTAAGAGGAGCCTTTCTTAACTCCGCAAATCTCAAAGGTGCAAATTTTCGAGGAGCCGATTTGCGATGGGCAAAACTGGCCGGTGCTAAAATCGAAGGCGCCGATTTTACCGGCGCGATTTACGATATCGGTACCCGAGTCGACCAGTCGCAGATTCATATCTTTTCTTCCATGAAAAAGGAAGGAAAAGACGTGTATATGGAGAAGGATGAAGCCGGGAGATAA
- a CDS encoding class I SAM-dependent methyltransferase gives MKRAISGGTYELLDSGNFKKLEQIGPYKIIRPSPVSAWPPTKIALWKDADGEYHRSDKGGGSWKWAERPEDEFFVEIDDLYVKIRFTPFGHLGLFAEQRQNWKRIRNFSSQLSGKGEVLNLFAYSGLSTLSVLAGGMDACHLDASKGMVEWAKENAEASGLSNKKVRWMVEDVLKFLGREIRRKKKYAGFILDPPTFGRGASGEVFKIERDLPEMMDLLMQLCDSKPDFVVLTCHSAGFSPLALRRILEGRIRSKGNYHTEELSIQETTGRIYPAGSNCIFYSERLEL, from the coding sequence ATGAAACGAGCGATATCCGGCGGGACCTACGAACTTTTAGATTCCGGTAATTTTAAGAAACTCGAACAGATCGGACCGTATAAAATCATTCGCCCATCGCCGGTAAGCGCATGGCCGCCGACTAAGATCGCGCTCTGGAAAGACGCCGATGGAGAATACCATAGAAGCGATAAGGGAGGCGGGAGTTGGAAATGGGCGGAAAGGCCCGAAGACGAATTCTTCGTTGAAATCGATGATTTGTACGTAAAAATCCGATTCACTCCGTTCGGACATCTCGGATTGTTTGCCGAACAGAGGCAAAACTGGAAACGGATCCGAAATTTTTCTTCGCAACTTTCCGGGAAAGGGGAGGTTTTGAATTTATTCGCCTATTCCGGGCTCTCCACTCTTTCCGTGCTGGCGGGAGGAATGGATGCTTGCCATCTCGACGCTTCCAAAGGGATGGTCGAATGGGCTAAGGAGAATGCCGAGGCCTCCGGATTGTCGAATAAGAAAGTACGATGGATGGTGGAAGACGTACTTAAATTTCTAGGACGCGAAATCCGTAGAAAAAAGAAGTATGCAGGATTTATTTTGGACCCGCCAACCTTCGGTAGAGGAGCCAGCGGTGAAGTTTTTAAAATCGAACGGGATCTTCCGGAGATGATGGACCTCCTCATGCAACTCTGCGATTCAAAACCGGACTTCGTAGTATTAACCTGTCATTCGGCCGGATTCAGTCCGCTTGCCTTACGAAGAATATTGGAGGGCAGAATTCGGAGCAAAGGCAATTATCATACCGAAGAACTTTCCATACAAGAAACCACAGGACGGATTTATCCGGCCGGTTCCAATTGTATTTTCTACTCCGAGAGGTTGGAACTTTGA